From a region of the Ptychodera flava strain L36383 unplaced genomic scaffold, AS_Pfla_20210202 Scaffold_34__1_contigs__length_2629520_pilon, whole genome shotgun sequence genome:
- the LOC139127651 gene encoding uncharacterized protein, which translates to MADNGDTTLRRSQRSRQMPAYLADYDLGDDVEQEEKLVTHWDRLIKERGLMLVDINRHCEKADKLIKDCGSRTTLEKVNARLERSLADLERLACDLVRLAETSEYPEEEKFKVTQHFTVTKAQVEDYQDKIAEHLHARDKETSSTVGSPAAERKRECQSQTTLSETKEQKYSEQTLLPQNSEFEVKQEDESMSDHKSVSSHASVKSAAAKIQAEVATLRVKQEKKRYEEECNLRAEEENLRQAEHRLQLQKEQDEADRVALEAELWDGLSNNQYIAPPFKPGLSTNKAMKEGTSRIKVKTEAHFDSPIAKHLESLFTEPKVKYDTPHIDTSKESSEYVHKFFQGIAKPSLPRFSGEKEQYQDWREQFEIFINQAQSTVRFKMVMLKSSLSGRALQLVSRLGYNDHQYQMALTKLDQRYGAKLADSGRESELIGPSTLYTLVLQKIPESLVLQYYDSRPKLREDGLSTFVDWLNRQVCVRLELAEIKEKAKRSYTESAKSSGTRRSQRSGTHASETSSKSPKASQVSSTSPSKDSSTTKLSCPLCKEAHHIVQCRQWNSFSVDERWKFAKENGLCYRCLKVGHHGRKCADVLRCKIDGCVKTHHRHLHKSEPATEIATDTANNAFGVSKDGKVIPTKVALRLIPVFIIGRAGDKKKVNAFLDDGSDSTYIRKDIATALGLQIEDNELTVSTLVNRGTKVDSGLVAVTIESLDGRVRQRIGARTLNSMCDNLSIPNWRRHGREWSHLKGIDFPKIPGRKTVDILIGADHPELTLSLEERAGCPGEPVARKTPLGWTCIGVYHKGGVLSHTSHVSSFHSQSEQDVGLNEALRNMWNLDSWESKKRNVLTPEERLAVSKTAGSLKQVGNRYEIGIPWRDERPELPDNRKAAENRLLSLERTLSKKPALATRYREVMQANIKKGYFETVDGTEGTGPGWYLPHFPVVREDKATTKVRIVYDSAARTEGVSLNDVMLPGPKLQLDVVDVLLRFRRRRIAIVGDIKEMFSQIVMAKEDRPYHRILWRDLDTSRPVTVYQAARLTFGDCASPYLAQYVIRTHAESNQEKFPLAATICTESMYMDDVMDSQDDDNVAIQARDQLSGLLAPAGFQVRRWCSNSTAVLEGIPEDKCATGVKVKE; encoded by the exons ATGGCGGACAACGGAGATACGACATTACGACGATCACAACGTAGTCGACAAATGCCCGCTTACCTCGCTGATTATGACTTGGGCGATGACGTTGAACAAGAAGAGAAATTAGTAACACACTGGGATAGATTAATTAAGGAACGTGGCCTGATGTTAGTAGACATCAACCGTCATTGTGAAAAGGCCGACAAGCTGATTAAAGATTGTGGAAGTCGAACAACATTAGAGAAAGTCAATGCACGACTTGAGAGATCATTGGCAGATCTAGAGAGGCTTGCATGTGATTTGGTGCGCCTTGCTGAGACTTCAGAGTACCCTGAAGAGGAAAAGTTTAAAGTCACTCAACACTTCACCGTTACAAAGGCACAGGTTGAGGACTATCAAGACAAAATTGCTGAACACTTGCATGCGAGAGACAAGGAGACATCTTCAACAGTTGGATCCCCTGCTGCAGAGAGGAAACGGGAGTGTCAATCACAAACTACGCTTTCAGAAACCAAAGAACAGAAATACTCTGAACAAACATTGTTGCCTCAAAATTCAGAATTTGAGGTGAAACAAGAGGATGAGAGTATGAGCGATCACAAATCTGTTTCCTCACATGCCTCTGTGAAATCAGCAGCAGCTAAGATACAAGCAGAAGTAGCAACGTTACGTGTCAAACAAGAAAAGAAGCGATATGAAGAAGAGTGTAATTTGAGAGCAGAAGAGGAGAATTTACGTCAGGCAGAGCATAGGCTGCAGCTGCAGAAAGAACAGGACGAAGCAGATAGAGTGGCCCTGGAAGCAGAATTATGGGATGGTTTGAGTAATAATCAGTACATTGCTCCACCATTCAAACCAGGACTATCAACCAATAAGGCGATGAAGGAGGGGACTTCAAGAATCAAAGTCAAAACTGAGGCACACTTTGATTCCCCCATCGCAAAACACCTAGAATCACTTTTCACTGAACCGAAGGTGAAGTATGATACTCCACATATTGACACATCGAAGGAAAGCTCAGAGTATGTACACAAGTTTTTCCAGGGAATAGCAAAACCATCTTTACCAAGATTCAGTGGTGAAAAGGAACAGTATCAGGACTGGCGTGAACAGTTTGAGATATTCATAAATCAAGCGCAAAGTACTGTCCGTTTTAAGATGGTCATGTTGAAAAGTTCTTTGAGTGGCCGAGCCTTGCAGTTAGTCAGCAGACTAGGCTATAATGATCACCAGTATCAGATGGCATTGACCAAGCTTGATCAACGCTATGGTG CAAAACTGGCAGACTCAGGTCGTGAATCAGAGTTGATTGGTCCATCTACCCTGTACACTCTGGTCCTTCAGAAAATTCCGGAATCTTTGGTGCTACAATACTACGACAGTCGTCCTAAACTGAGAGAGGATGGCTTATCTACATTTGTTGACTGGTTAAACCGACAAGTCTGTGTTCGACTGGAGTTGGCAGAGATCAAAGAGAAAGCCAAGAGGTCGTATACAGAGTCAGCAAAGTCATCCGGCACCAGGAGATCACAACGCAGTGGTACACACGCTAGTGAGACTTCGTCCAAAAGCCCTAAGGCATCTCAAGTCAGCTCCACCAGTCCAAGCAAAGACTCCTCAACCACGAAACTGAGTTGCCCACTGTGCAAAGAAGCACACCACATCGTCCAGTGCAGACAGTGGAATTCGTTCTCAGTCGATGAGCGTTGGAAATTTGCTAAAGAGAATGGACTGTGTTATCGCTGTCTAAAAGTTGGGCATCACGGAAGAAAGTGTGCTGATGTTTTGAGGTGCAAAATCGACGGCTGTGTGAAAACTCATCATAGACACCTTCATAAGTCTGAACCAGCAACAGAGATTGCAACCGACACAGCTAACAACGCCTTTGGAGTGTCCAAGGACGGAAAGGTTATTCCAACCAAGGTTGCCCTCCGACTTATCCCTGTTTTCATCATCGGAAGGGCTGGTGACAAGAAAAAGGTAAATGCCTTTCTAGACGATGGATCTGACTCCACGTATATCCGAAAAGATATTGCTACTGCATTAGGATTACAGATAGAAGACAATGAGCTGACGGTGTCGACCTTGGTAAATCGAGGCACGAAGGTCGACAGCGGCCTTGTTGCTGTCACCATTGAGAGTCTAGATGGGCGAGTGAGACAGAGAATCGGAGCTCGAACCCTGAACTCTATGTGTGACAACCTAAGCATTCCAAACTGGAGAAGACACGGGAGGGAATGGTCACATTTGAAAGGAATTGACTTTCCTAAAATCCCTGGTCGTAAGACAGTAGATATTCTCATCGGGGCAGATCACCCGGAGTTAACACTCTCCCTTGAGGAACGAGCAGGATGCCCAGGAGAGCCGGTTGCCCGCAAAACACCGCTCGGATGGACTTGCATTGGTGTATACCATAAAGGAGGAGTCCTGAGCCACACTTCACATGTTAGTTCTTTCCATTCACAGTCAGAGCAAGATGTCGGCTTGAATGAAGCTCTACGTAACATGTGGAATTTAGATTCGTGGGAGAGTAAGAAAAGAAACGTTCTTACACCTGAAGAGCGACTCGCTGTGAGCAAAACTGCTGGATCGCTGAAGCAGGTCGGTAATCGTTATGAAATTGGCATACCATGGAGAGATGAACGCCCAGAGTTGCCTGACAACCGTAAAGCAGCGGAAAATAGACTGTTGAGTTTAGAAAGAACTCTGTCGAAGAAACCCGCCTTGGCAACACGTTACAGGGAGGTGATGCAGGCCAACATCAAAAAGGGGTACTTCGAAACGGTTGATGGTACGGAAGGGACTGGACCTGGTTGGTACCTACCACATTTCCCGGTAGTGCGTGAAGACAAAGCCACTACAAAAGTAAGGATAGTTTACGACTCAGCTGCCAGAACTGAAGGAGTGTCTCTCAATGATGTGATGTTACCAGGTCCAAAATTGCAATTAGACGTGGTAGATGTTCTACTACGTTTCCGCCGACGAAGGATTGCAATTGTTGGGGATATCAAAGAGATGTTCTCACAAATAGTTATGGCAAAGGAGGATCGTCCGTACCATAGAATCCTGTGGAGAGACCTGGATACGTCAAGACCGGTTACAGTGTATCAGGCAGCCCGTCTGACGTTTGGTGATTGTGCCTCTCCGTATCTAGCTCAGTATGTAATACGTACACATGCAGAGAGCAACCAAGAAAAGTTCCCATTGGCAGCAACTATATGCACTGAAAGTATGTATATGGATGATGTAATGGACTCACAAGACGACGATAACGTAGCCATCCAGGCTCGTGACCAGCTATCTGGTCTCTTAGCACCAGCTGGGTTTCAAGTTCGACGTTGGTGTAGTAACAGCACTGCAGTTCTGGAGGGCATCCCAGAAGACAAGTGTGCTACAGGAGTAAAGGTGAAAGAATAG